The Pyrenophora tritici-repentis strain M4 chromosome 2, whole genome shotgun sequence genome window below encodes:
- a CDS encoding KfrA-N domain containing protein: MARLNETSKDAHDQGAQNDTQTIPAESHLEYGDFENDDDLTEAEKATIRQKLATRNRQVTFGRGDGQGNSEDEGNDVNAAERRRQSCRQSLKKAVKPADKTSIELGYDDDTDDMYLRFYGIHDNDEREILADMRNVDDFTACIAEHAESVFGHLADLLSQIAEQAEQLDQAHNEARVQQEAADARVERAQTQARAAAADELAQVTQKCNRMITTKNSYASRLAVLEDELAASRESNVKLYSQISDLYNERSVLQQHAGVPTNGNLYDTRPAQFQSSPPPMTANPFIGTGTHDLMLPPPMAHHQKNRPLARSAVSDNLTATGAKLKDIDIFRGDSTDKEDYKYWRRSARNFLNKTTIHTTVQDQLDYLIDHLRGPAAAQVEYRAAPGARNAYVTAEEVLTELDRIFDTVDKVTEASAALHDSGSGGLKQRDNESFNTWVARFTSTVAPLNLGDNEMIQHAIRLMKFGRNAGLQFRHGDTWEAFAQNCRTQQQLSRLTQSSGNNGTANVSGKKHRPTDADVPAACKSGSIVPASRVPALKATFTNAALQATVVDATDESEN, from the exons ATGGCCCGACTAAACGAGACGAGCAAGGATGCCCACGACCAGGGTGCTCAGAACGACACACAAACCATTCCAGCAGAGTCGCACCTTGAGTACGGCGACTTTGAGAATGACGACGACCTCACCGAAGCGGAGAAGGCGACTATTAGACAGAAGCTCGCCACCCGCAACAGACAGGTCACTTTTGGCCGTGGAGACGGCCAAGGCAACAGCGAGGACGAGGGCAATGACGTCAACGCCGCTGAACGCCGACGACAGTCTTGTAGACAGTCTCTTAAGAAAGCCGTTAAGCCAGCGGATAAGACTTCTATAGAACTAGGctacgacgacgacacgGATGACATGTATCTACGTTTTTATGGCATCCACGACAACGATGAGCGCGAGATCCTCGCGGACATGAGGAACGTTGACGACTTCACCGCTTGCATCGCTGAACATGCTGAGAGTGTCTTTGGACACCTAGCAGATTTGCTTAGTCAGATAGCTGAACAAGCCGAACAGCTAGACCAAGCACATAATGAAGCCCGTGTACAACAAGAAGCAGCTGACGCCCGCGTGGAGCGCGCCCAGACGCAAGCTCGCGCTGCCGCCGCAGACGAGCTTGCCCAAGTCACCCAGAAATGCAACCGCATGATCACTACTAAGAACAGCTACGCTTCACGGCTAGCAGTGCTCGAAGACGAGCTTGCAGCCTCGCGCGAGTCAAACGTGAAGCTCTACTCCCAGATTAGCGACCTCTACAACGAGAGGAGTGTCCTGCAACAGCACGCGGGCGTCCCGACGAATGGAAATTTATATGACACGCGCCCAGCTCAGTTCCAGTCGTCCCCTCCTCCAATGACTGCGAACCCGTTCATTGGCACTGGCACTCACGACTTGATGCTGCCTCCCCCTATGGCACATCATCAGAAAAACCGACCCCTAGCTCGGTCTGCTGTATCGGACAACCTCACTGCAACGGGTGCAAAGCTGAAGGATATTGACATCTTTCGCGGAGACAGCACCGACAAAGAGGACTACAAGTATTGGCGCCGCAGCGCCAGGAACTTCTTAAACAAAACTACTATCCACACAACTGTTCAAGATCAGCTCGACTACCTGATTGACCACTTGCGAGGACCAGCCGCTGCACAGGTGGAATATAGAGCAGCACCCGGAGCTCGTAACGCCTACGTGACAGCGGAAGAAGTCCTCACGGAACTTGATCGCATCTTTGACACGGTCGACAAGGTCACCgaagccagcgcagcgctACACGACAGCGGCTCTGGAGGATTAAAGCAACGCGACAATGAATCGTTTAACACCTGGGTAGCCCGCTTTACCTCTACAGTCGCACCATTGAACCTGGGCGACAACGAAATGATCCAGCACGCGATCCGACTCATGAAGTTTGGTCGTAACGCAGGTTTACAATTCCGCCATGGTGATACTTGGGAAGCGTTTGCCCAGAATTGCCGCACTCAGCAACAGCTCTCACGTCTCACCCAGAGCAGCGGAAATAATG GCACGGCAAATGTCAGCGGCAAGAAACATCGTCCGACCGACGCAGACGTCCCAGCAGCCTGCAAGTCTGGCTCTATCGTGCCAGCTAGCCGCGTCCCTGCCCTCAAAGCTACATTCACCAACGCCGCCCTCCAGGCCACAGTCGTCGATGCCACCGACGAGTCGGAAAACTAG
- a CDS encoding CHROMO domain containing protein, translated as MKLKLELQDCEIRNSLVYFRGRLFIPYDDDLRKDIVRRFHDTATAGHGGKRSTYYLVSQQYYWPLMTDTVAQYTRSCVVCRRAKPYRDRKQGLLHPLPVPKRFWTDISVDFITPLPDCTRFGRTYSHVMVVIDRLSKSQRFIALDSLEVDAVVRAFVDYVWREEGFPTTIVSDRGSQFVSHFWKELCHRLGVTPKLSTAYHPETDGQTEVANAGLKCYLRAYTNYMQNDWVDWLPLAQLAINNRENVSSGVAPALATKGYLPRMGSELVTEDSPITDARSRAEQLLREDARGTVKRMTDVIRFMQENLRWSQNKMEHYANQHRQPAPDYRVGDKVYIDARNIPTMRPSRGLSAKNLGPYKVRALPNRYAVELALPDCYKQVHPVFHPWLLHLDADQTARPSEGVIAEKHPDGEHDYYVDMVVDCRIDKRRKDTLTNKKGMLQYKVKYTNSPDWNASPAWQDYTDLWGAEEAVEDFHRLYPDKPPPHELYRDLALYLNLVAAYSLGRDDVEVVSVLDSCELALSPSHSLMAQLGPGKVAQLRTSVSKQKQGPEG; from the coding sequence ATGAAGCTGAAGCTAGAGCTACAGGACTGCGAAATCCGCAACAGTCTGGTTTACTTCCGCGGCAGACTCTTCATCCCTTACGACGACGATCTTCGCAAAGACATCGTCCGTCGGTTCCACGACACCGCCACGGCGGGCCACGGCGGCAAGCGCTCTACCTACTACCTAGTTAGCCAACAGTACTACTGGCCGCTCATGACAGACACAGTCGCTCAGTATACCCGGAGTTGTGTAGTTTGCCGACGCGCAAAGCCATACAGAGACCGCAAGCAGGGACTGCTGCACCCGCTCCCCGTACCGAAACGATTCTGGACTGACATTTCAGTCGACTTCATCACACCCCTGCCAGACTGTACTAGATTCGGACGCACCTACTCTCATGTCATGGTCGTGATTGACCGGCTAAGCAAGTCGCAACGGTTTATCGCCCTAGACAGCCTTGAAGTTGATGCTGTTGTCCGAGCATTTGTCGATTACGTCTGGAGAGAGGAAGGTTTCCCTACTACAATTGTGTCTGACCGAGGGTCACAGTTCGTCTCTCATTTCTGGAAGGAGCTGTGTCATCGACTGGGTGTTACACCAAAGCTCTCTACAGCTTACCACCCAGAAACAGACGGCCAGACTGAAGTCGCCAACGCCGGACTAAAGTGTTACCTGCGTGCTTACACGAACTATATGCAAAACGACTGGGTAGACTGGCTGCCACTAGCCCAGCTCGCCATCAATAACAGAGAAAACGTGTCCTCTGGCGTCGCacccgcgcttgccaccaAGGGCTACCTACCTCGCATGGGATCGGAACTAGTCACCGAAGACTCGCCCATTACCGACGCCCGTTCACGCGCAGAACAGTTGCTCCGCGAAGACGCCCGAGGCACGGTGAAAAGGATGACCGACGTTATCCGTTTCATGCAAGAAAATCTTCGCTGGTCCCAAAACAAGATGGAACACTACGCCaaccagcacagacagccCGCTCCAGACTACCGCGTCGGTGACAAAGTCTATATTGATGCCCGCAATATCCCTACGATGCGCCCGAGCCGCGGTCTCAGCGCAAAGAACCTTGGCCCATACAAAGTGCGAGCTTTGCCCAACCGATATGCAGTCGAGCTCGCACTACCAGACTGCTACAAACAAGTCCATCCAGTGTTCCACCCATGGTTACTACACCTGGACGCCGATCAAACAGCTCGCCCAAGTGAGGGCGTCATCGCTGAGAAACACCCTGACGGAGAGCACGACTACTACGTAGACATGGTCGTCGACTGTCGCATAGATAAACGACGCAAGGACACCCTCACAAACAAGAAAGGCATGCTCCAGTATAAGGTTAAGTACACCAACTCCCCAGACTGGAATGCCTCGCCCGCATGGCAAGACTATACAGACCTGTGGGGCGCAGAGGAAGCGGTTGAAGACTTTCACCGTCTCTATCCCGACAAGCCCCCACCTCACGAACTGTATCGAGACCTAGCGTTGTATCTCAACCTAGTCGCCGCATATTCACTTGGTCGCGATGATGTTGAAGTTGTTAGCGTACTAGACAGTTGTGAGCTTGCCCTATCACCTTCGCATTCACTGATGGCACAGCTTGGACCTGGGAAGGTGGCACAACTCAGGACGTCTGTCTCCAAGCAGAAGCAAGGACCCGAAGGATGA
- a CDS encoding Myosin-tail-1 multi-domain protein, with protein MSTQFPDGNAADAPHVGDASGSDANPTAGATISPGKSARSFARPTVASTARSSALPRATGSANLRQISNPAVPGAFGNEQLEQQGYDADSDNDEADITQIHHLVPSRPLSPVVDAQDSSDSFQPSPPNVTTTRGRAGFQYPALRQRSDAQRTDNPFTYQTEDGNHTSYALSPPTWDPLPSPTPRTEGTTSKPVRKVIGYVIPKTDLPQGSQPTLAAYEYDANGEPRLVGELDEAFVKGSTTEAGEKLYQFCFDTVHTLHNDLANLQERLTDAQEDLIDERVAKLNSEKQVKFLTNQLQEVRGSLHVANQDLQSKLDTAERRAERYLQRKEEYKTALNQESTAHGETKEKLKAYASTARPSLRGKPHDSISDESDGPVSVRRHRSATKLSPDAPLPATTQRRSKQPEPAVFEGPTGTKASTYQKWKLDMQSWFRAHPYPFANNEEEQLDYIRMKTTGVAWDNISSGWFVEGDEFHTAQEAWDILDACYGRLNTRLDAHNFYEKEGFMKPGETITSYLARFKAGTSGAAERSTS; from the exons ATGTCCACCCAGTTCCCAGACGGCAATGCCGCCGACGCGCCCCATGTGGGAGACGCCTCGGGCAGCGACGCCAACCCTACCGCCGGTGCAACGATCAGCCCCGGTAAGAGCGCGAGGTCTTTCGCTAGACCTACCGTGGCTTCCACCGCCCGCAGCAGCGCCTTGCCACGCGCTACCGGGTCCGCCAACTTACGCCAAATCAGCAACCCAGCTGTACCTGGCGCCTTCGGAAACGAGCAGCTAGAGCAGCAGGGCTATGACGCCGACTCAGATAACGACGAGGCCGACATTACCCAAATCCACCATCTAGTACCATCGCGCCCGTTATCACCTGTCGTAGACGCTCAAGACTCTAGCGACTCCTTTCAACCGTCCCCGCCTAACGTCACTACAACCCGCGGCCGCGCAGGCTTTCAGTACCCCGCTCTCCGACAGCGGTCGGACGCCCAGCGCACTGATAACCCCTTTACGTACCAAACAGAAGACGGCAACCATACTAGCTACGCCCTCTCTCCGCCTACATGGGACCCGCTACCCTCGCCTACGCCACGCACAGAGGGGACTACCTCAAAGCCCGTCCGCAAAGTCATTGGCTACGTAATCCCCAAAACTGACTTGCCTCAAGGCAGTCAGCCAACTCTAGCCGCCTATGAGTACGACGCCAACGGCGAGCCCAGGCTAGTAGGAGAACTTGACGAAGCTTTTGTTAAAGGCTCAACCACGGAAGCTGGAGAGAAACTCTACCAGTTCTGCTTTGACACCGTCCACACCCTACATAACGACCTCGCCAATCTTCAAGAGCGCCTGACGGACGCTCAGGAAGACCTCATCGACGAGCGCGTCGCCAAACTCAACTCCGAAAAGCAGGTAAAGTTCCTTACAAACCAGCTTCAAGAGGTGAGAGGCAGCCTCCACGTAGCCAACCAAGACCTCCAGTCGAAACTCGACACCGCTGAGCGACGAGCCGAACGCTACCTCCAGCGCAAGGAGGAGTACAAGACCGCCCTTAACCAAGAGTCTACCGCGCACGGCGAAACCAAAGAAAAGCTTAAAGCCTATGCTAGCACCGCGCGCCCATCTCTACGCGGCAAACCGCATGACTCCATCTCTGACGAATCAGATGGACCCGTTAGCGTACGCCGCCACCGCTCAGCTACCAAACTTAGCCCTGACGCTCCGCTGCCCGCCACAACGCAGCGACGATCTAAACAACCTGAACCCGCGGTCTTTGAGGGCCCTACAGGCACAAAGGCCTCTACCTACCAGAAATGGAAACTCGACATGCAGAGCTGGTTCCGTGCCCATCCGTACCCTTTCGCCAACAACGAGGAGGAGCAACTAGACTACATCCGCATGAAAACCACCGGCGTAGCCTGGGATAATATCTCGAGCGGATGGTTTGTCGAAGGAGACGAGTTCCATACTGCACAAGAAGCGTGGGATATCCTCGACGCCTGCTACGGCCGTTTGAATACCCGCCTAGATGCCCACAACTTCTACGAAAAGGAAGGCTTCATGAAGCCTGGTGAGACTATCACCTCCTACCTGGCCCGCTTCAAAGCCGGC ACCAGTGGCGCAGCCGAGCGGAGCACCTCATGA